The window CCCCAAAaggaaccttcttctcctcagccatttCATTTCGGGTTAAGAAGATGGGAAAGCGCCTTTCTCTCTATAAGAACAGTGCGTTCTGAGGTGTGAAGTGGGAGAGAGGGGATGATTGAGGTTTTGAATAAGACGACCTTTGCgttttggatttggatctttttcGTATTTCAAAATAGTGAAAAAGTCAAATAAGAGGTGTTAAGCTTTTTATCATTCTGGCATCGAGCTATTTTGccgcaggacctcccctacagtaTCGTCACCGCAGTAGAGTTTAACCACCAAATTCGGGATGGATTGGTGTGGTTCCTCTACGCCTAGGACACCAGAATATCGAACCATGAACGAGAAAAGGCATGAGAGAAATATTGGCTAGTAATTGTGAAGTCCCAATTCTTAACTGGAAGGGACACCAAAGGACTCTGCcctccctctctatttatccaagaGATGGAAGGGCAGAGCTTTTTTTTGGTTTTTTCATCTTTTCTTTTCATCAAAGAGTTGAACAATGAAGATAGATGGCAAGTGCCTGATCGATTTGATCAGGTCGTGTAGGAACAAGGTTCAAATCGTTCGTTCGTTAGGATGCCTCAGCTGCATACATCACTGCACTTCCACTTGACACCTATTTAAACGGCTCGTCTCGCCGCTACCTTATCCTATTTCCATACTTCTGTCGCTCCATCCCCGTATGGGTGGAGAACCCGTCGCTGTCTCGGCTGTGCTACCGGAGGCTCTAGGGAAGTCGGAGGAGAGAGCACTCATCTTGGGGTGGGCTTACTACTTATATGCTTTCAGCAGTTATCCTCTCCACACTTGGCTACCCAGCGTTTACCGTAGGCACGATAACTGGTACACCAGAGGTGCGTCCTTCCCGGTCCTCTCGTACTAGGGAAAGGTCCTCTCAATGCTCTAACGCCCACACCGGATATGGACCGAACTGTCTCACGACGTTCTGAACCCAGCTCACGTACCGCATTAATGGGCGAACAGCCCAACCCTTGGAACCACCTACAGCTCCAGGTggcgaagagccgacatcgaggtGCCAAACCTTCCCGTCGATGTGGACTCTTGGGGAAGATCAGCCTGTTATCCCTAGAGTAACTTTTATCCGTTGAGCGACGGCCCTTCCACTCGGCACCGTCGGATCACTAAGGCCGACTTTCGTCTCTGCTCGACGGGTGAGTCTTGCAGTCAAGCTCCCTTCTGCCTTTGCACTCGAGGACCAATGTCCGTCTGGCCCGAGGAAACCTTTGCACGCCTCCGTTACCTTTTGGGAGGCCTACGCCCCATAGAAACTGTCTACCTGAGACTGTCCCTTGGCCCGCGGGTCTGACACAAGGTTAGAATCCGAGCTCTTCCAGAGTGGTATCTCACTGATGGCTCGGGCCCCCCCGGAAGGGGGCCTTCTTCGCCTTCCACCTAAGCTGCGCAGGAAAAGCCCAAAGCCAATCCCAGGGAACAGTAAAGCTTCATAGGGTCTTTCTGTCCAGGTGCAGGTAGTCCGCATCTTCACAGACATGTCTATTTCACCGAGCCTCTCTCCGAGACAGTGCCCAGATCGTTACGCCTTTCGTGCGGGTCGGAACTTACCCGACAAGGAATTTCGCTACCTTAGGACCGTTATAGTTACGGCCGCCGTTCACCGGGGCTTCGGTCGCCGGCTTCCCTGTCATCAGTTCACCAACTTCCTTGACCTTCCGGCACTGGGCAGGCGTCAGCCCCCATACATGGTCTTACGACTTTGCGGAGACCTGTGTTTTTGGTAAACAGTCGCCCGGGCCTGGTCACTGCGACCCCCTTTTGCGAGGGGGCACCCCTTCTCCCGAAGTTACGGGGCTATTTTGCCGAGTTCCTTAGAGAGAGTTGTCTCGCGCCCCTAGGTATTCTCTACCTACCCACCTGTGTCGGTTTCGGGTACAGGTACCCTTTTGTTGAAGGTCGTTCGAGCTTTTCCTGGGAGTATGGCATGGGTTACATACTTCAGCGCCGTAGCGCCTGGTATGAGCCTCGTGGAGAAGCAATGGCTAGTCCACGGGGCTCATACTTCAGCGCTGCAGCGCTTGGTACTCGGACCTCGGCTCGAGGCATTTTCTCTACCCCTTCTTACCCTGAAAAAGCAGGGTCACCTTGTGTCCTTAAACCTATAACCATCTTTCGGCTAACCTAGCCTCCTCCGTCCCTCCGTACCAACAAGGGGTAGTACAGGAATATTGACCTGTTGTCCATCGACTACGCCTTTCGGCCTGATCTTAGGCCCTGACTCACCCTCCGTGGACGAACCTTGCGGAGGAAACCTTGGGTTTTCGGGGCATTGGATTCTCACCAATGTTTTCGTTACTCAAGCCGACATTCTCGCTTCCGCTTCGTCGACCCCCGCTTTCGCGTTTGCTTCCCTCTAAGGCGGAACGCTCCCCTACCGATGCATTTTGACATCCCACAGCTTCGGCAGATCGCTTAGCCCCGTTCATCTTCAGCGCAAGGGCGCTCGATCAGTGAGCTATTACGCACTCTTTAAAGGGTGGCTGCTTCTAGGCAAACCTCCTGGCTGTCTTTGCACCCCCACCTCCTTTATCACTGAGCGGTCATTTAGGGGCCTTAGCTGGTGATCCGGGCTGTTTCCCTCTCGACGATGAAGCTTATCCCCCATCGTCTCACTGGCCGACCTTGACCCCTGTTATTTTTGGGTCATATCTAGTATTCAGAGTTTGCCTCGATTTGGTACCGCTCGCGCAGCCCGCACCGAAACAGTGCTTTACCCCTAGATGTCCAGTCAACTGCTGCGCCTCAACGCATTTCGGGGAGAACCAGCTAGCTCTGGGTTCGAGTGGCATTTCACCCCTAACCACAACTCATCCGCTGATTCTTCAACATCAGTCGGTTCGGACCTCTGCTTAGTTTCATCCAAGCTTCATCCTGGTCATGGATAGATCACCCAGGTTCGGGTCCATAAGCAGTGACAATCGCCCTATGAAGACTCGCTTTCGCTACGGCTCCGGTGGGTTCCATTCCCTTAACCAAGCCACTGCCTATGAGTCGCCGGCTCATTCTTCAACAGGCACGCGGTCAGAGATCACTTTCCCCTCCCACTGCTTGGGAGCTCAGCACGGTTTCACGTTCTATTTCACTACCCACTGGGGGTTCTTTTCACCTTTCCCTCACGGTACTACTTCGCTATCGGTCACCCAGGAGTATTTAGCCTTGCAAGGTGGTCCTTGCTGATTCACACGGGATTCCACGTGCCCCATGCTACTCGGGTCAGAGCGTAAGCTAGTGATGCTTTCGGCTACTGGACTTTAGCCATCTAGGGTGCGGCACTCAACCGCTTCGCCTAGCAGCACAACGCTTGTATTGCTCTCCCACAACCCCGTTTTCACGGTTTAGGCTGCTCCCATTTCGCTCGCCGCTACTACGGGAATCGCTTTTGCTTTCTTTTCCTCTGGCTACTAAGATGTTTCAGTTCGCCAGGTTGTCTCTTGCCTGCTCATGGATTCAGCAGGCAGTTCAAAAGGTTGACCTATTTGGGAATCTCCGGATCTATGCTTATTTTCAACTCCCCGAAGCATTTCGTCGCTTGCTACGCCCTTCCTCGTCTCTGGGTGCCTAGGTATCCACCGCAAGCCTTTCCTCTTTTGAACCTCGCCATTAACGTTAAGGCTATGCCATCCTAAGGTGCTACTAAATGGAAGGATCTTATCAACGTCCATGAATGCGAAATCATAGATCGAACTGACGAATTGGCAACCTTCGGTGCTATCATAGTATCCGCTAAGTTCACGGGCTGGAGATAAGCGGACTCGAACCGCTGACATCCGCCACAGGGTAAACCACCGCCTCTCAGGCCTCCCCGACGGGTTCTACCATAGAGGACAACGATAGGCAATAACTCCCCCCCGAACACAGCTTACAACTTTCATCGTACTGTGCTCTCCAAAGAGCAACTCTTCTCAAaatcccaaaacaaaaggtgCTGAGTTGGAATCCCATTCTAAGGATTCTTGTGGTTCCGGGGAATCCAGCTACAGGAGAACCAGGAACGGGGAGCTCTCCCCTTTTTCCGCCCGACTCTTTGATCTTAACTTAAGAATGCTGGTTTTAAGAACGAGTGATTGCCCTTCTCCGACCCTTACTGCCCAACCGGAGAGCGGACGGCTAATGTGTTCCACTTATTGAACAGGATCTATGGTCGGTCCGTGACCCCTGGACGCCGAAGGCGTCCTTGGGGTGATCTCGTAGTTCCTACGGGGTGGAGACAATGGGGTCGGTCCATGGATTTTCCTTCCTTTTGCCACATTTCGCTCAAAGGGTTGAAGGGAGATAGTGCATCAAGCTATTCGCAAGGGCCAACTTGATCCTCTTCCCCAGGGATCCCAGATGAGGGAAGCCTAGGAGAGCCGCCGACTCCAACTATCGTCCATGTACGATCCATACTAGATCTGACCAACTGCCCATCCTACCTCCTCTACCTTTTTGACAGCCCATCTTTTTGTCTCAGTAGAGTCTTTCAGTGGCATGTTTCAGTCCTCTTCCCCATTACTTAGAAAAAGTGAGCCACCGGTTCAGGTACAAGATACTATCATTACCGCCTGGACAATTAGACAGCCAACCCGTAATCGCAACGACCCAATTGCAAGAGCGGagctctaccaactgagctatATCCCCCCCGAGCCAAGTGGAGTATGCATGAAAGAGTCAGATGCTTCTTCTATTCTTTTCCCTGGCGCAGCTGGGCCATCCTGGACTTGAACCAGAGACCTCGCCCGTGAAGTAAATCATCGCCCCTACGATCCAACCAATTGGGAGAGAATCAATAGACTCCTTTTCGGGAGCGATTCATCCTTCCCGAACGCAGCATACAACTCCCCGTTGTACTGCGCTCTTCAAGTGTGCTTCTTCCCCCTTCTCCCCCTTACCACGGCAAGTCCTTGGGAAATAACTCCGATGGGCAGAAAAAAGAAGGGGTTAAGAGACCCTCCTGGCCCAACCCTAGACACTCTAAGATCCTTTTTCAAACCTGCTCTGCTCCCATTTCGAGTCAAGAGATAGATAAATAGCCACATCCCATTGCACTGATCGGGGGCGCTCGTAGTGACTTAGGGGGTCGAAGACCaagaagtggcttatttataccaagcattcctcttATGGCTAGATCCAATCTCCTGGTCCCTGCAGAAAGGAAAAAGAATTTCACGTTCTTCCTTTCAGGAAGGGAGGATTAGGGAAGTCCTATTGATTACTGCTTTCTCCAGACCGCCGGGAAAAGCATGAAAAAAAGGCTCGAATGGTACGATCCCTCCGTCACCCCAGAATGAAAGGGGTGATCTCGTAGTTCTTGGTCTGTGAAGATGCGTTGTTAGGTGCTCCATTTTCCCATTGAGGACGAACCTCAACCTGTGCTCGAGAGATAGCTCTCCATACACTGATAAGGGATGTATGGATTCTCGAGAAGAGAGGAGCCGCGGTGGCCCCCCCCCGGACCGCCCGGATCCCACGAGTGAATAGAAAGTTCGATCTACATGGGATCTCACCTGAATCGCCCCATCTATCCTCCTGAGGAGAAGTTTGTTTGGTTTCAAACTCCGATTCAAACAGGAGGAGTACGCCATGCTAATGTGCCTTGGATGATCCACATCTTCGGGTCAGGCGCTGATGAGCACATTGAACTATCCATGTGGCTGAGAGCCCTCACAGCCCAGGCACAACGACGCAATTATCAGGGGCGCGCTCTACCACTGAGCTAATAGCCCGTCGCGCGGGCCTCCCAAAGGGAGGCCTGCTACGCCAAAAGCGAGAAAAACTCCATCCCTTTCCTTTTGACATCCCCATGCCGCCACACGGGGGGACATGGGGACGTCAAAAAGGGGATCCTATCACTATCAACTAATTTGTTCCGACCTAGGATAATAAGCTCATGAGCTTGGTCTTACTTCACCCTAAACGAAAGAAGACTTCCATATCCAAGTTTAGCTCAGACGTAGCTGCCTTCTTTTTGGGCGTGAAGCAGTGTCAAACCAAAATACCCAATAAGCATAAGCATTAGCTCTCCCTGAAAAGGAGGTGATCCAGCCGCACCTTCCAGTACGgctaccttgttacgacttcactCCAGTCGCAAGCCTAGCCTTAGGCATCCCCCTCCTTACGGTTAAGGGTAATGACTTCAAACCTGGCCAGCTCCTATAGtgtgacgggcggtgtgtacaaggcCCGGGAACGGATTCACCGCCGTATGGCTGACCGGCGATTACTAGCGATTCCTGCTTCATGCAGGCGAGTTGCAGCCTGCAATCCGAACTGAGGACGGGTTTTTGGAGTTAGCTCACCCTCGCGAGATCGCGACCCTTTGTCCCGCCCATTGTAGCACGTGTGTCGCCCAGGGCATAAGGGGCATGATGACTTGGCCTCATCCTCTCCTTCCTCCGGCTTAACACCGGCGGTCTGTTCAGGGTTCCAAACTCATAGTGGCAACTAAACACGAGGGTTGCGCTCGTTGCGAGACTTAACCCAACACCTTACGGCACGAGCTGACGACAGCCATGCACCACCTGTGTCCGCGTTCCCGAGGGCACCCCTCTCTTTCAAGAGGATTCGCGGCATGTCAAGCCCTGGTAAGGTTCTTCGCTTTGCATCGAATTAAACCACATGCTCCACCGCTTGTGCGGGCCCCCGTCAATTCCTTTGAGTTTCATTCTTGCGAACGTACTCCCCAGGCGGGATACTTAACGCGTTAGCTACAGCACTGCACGGGTCGAGTCGCACAGCACCTAGTATCCATCGTTTACGGCTAGGACTACTGGGGTCTCTAATCCCATTTGCTCCCCTAGCTTTCGTCTCTCAGTGTCAGTGTCGGCCCAGCAGAGTGCTTTCGCCGTTGGTGTTCTTTCCGATCTCAATGCATTTCACCGCTCCACCGGAAATTCCCTCTGCCCCTACCGTACTCCAGCTTGGTAGTTTCCACCGCCTGTCCAGGGTTGAGCCCTGGGATTTGACGGCGGACTTGAAAAGCCACCTACAGACGCTTTACGCCCAATCATTCCGGATAACGCTTGCATCCTCTgtcttaccgcggctgctggcacagaGTTAGCCGATGCTTATTCCTCAGATACCGTCATTGTTTCTTCTCCGAGAAAAGAAGTTGACGACCCGTAGGCCTTCCACCTCCACGCGGCATTGCTCCGTCAGGCTTTCGCCCATTGCGGAAAATTCCCCACTGCTGCCTCCCGTAGGAGTCTGGGCCGTGTCTCAGTCCCAGTGTGGCTGATCATCCTCTCGGACCAGCTACTGATCATCGCCTTGGTAAGCTATTGCCTCACCAACTAGCTAATCAGACGCGAGCCCCTCCTTGGGCGGATTTCTCCTTTTGCTCCTCAGCCTACGGGGTATTAGCAACCGTTTCCAGTTGTTGTTCCCCTCCCAAGGGCAGGTTCTTACGCGTTACTCACCCGTTCGCCACTGGAAACACCACTTCCCGTTCGACTTGCATGTGTTAAGCATGCCGCCAGCGTTCATCCTGAGCCAGGATCGAACTCTCCATGAGATTCATAGTTGCATTACTTATAGCTTCCTTATTCGTAGACAAAGCGGATTCGGAATTGTCTTTCCTTCCAAGGATAACTTGTATCCATGCGCTTCAGATTATTAGCCTGGAGTTCGCCACCAGCAGTATAGCCAACCCTACCCTATCACGTCAATCCCACAAGCCTCTTATCCATTCCCGTTCGATCGTGGTGGGGGAGTAAGTCAAAATAGAAAAAACTCACATTAGGTTTAGGGATAATCAGGCTCGAACTGATGACTTCCACCACGTCAAGGTGACACTCTACCGCTGAGTTATATCCCTTCCCCGTCCCATCGAGAAAGAGAATTAACGAATCCTAAGGCAAAGGGGCGAGAAACGCAAGGCCACTCTTCCTCCGGGCTTTCTTTCCGCACTATTATGGACAGTCAAATAATGGGAAAAATTGGATTCAATTGTCAACCGGTCCTATCGAAAATAGGATTGACTATGGATTCGAGCCATAGCACATGGTTTCATAAAATCTGTACGATTTTCCCGATCTAAATCGAGTGGGTTTCCATGAAGAAGATCTTGTTCAGCATGTTCTATTCGATACTGGTAGGAGAAGAACCCGACTCGGTATTCTTAAAAAAAGAGGGGAAGCAGAACCAAGTCAAGATGATATGGATCGCCCCTTCTTCTTGCGCCAAAGATCTTACCATTTCCGAAGGAACTGGGGCTACATTTCTTTTCAATTTCCATTCAAGAGTTTCTATCTGTTTCCACGCCCTTTTTTTGAGACCTCGAAACATGAAATGGACAAATTCCTTCTCTTAGGAACACATACAAGAAAAAGGATAATGGTAGCCCCCCCATTAACTAATTTATGAATTTCATAGTAATAGAAATCCATGTCCTACCGAGACAGAATTTCGAACTTGCTATCCTCTTGCCTAATAGGCAAAGATTGACCTCTGTAGAAAGACTGATTCATTCGGATCGATATGAGGACCCAACTCCGTTGCATTGCCAGAATCCATGTTCCATATTTGAAGCGGGTTGACCTCTGTGCTTCTCTCATGGTACAATCCTCTTCCTGCTGAGCCCCCTTTCTCCTCGGTCCACAGAGAAAAAATGTAGGACTGGTGCCGACAGTTCATCACGGAAGAAAGAACTCACAGAGCCGGGATCGCTAACTAATAGAATAGTACTACTAACTAATACTAATATATAGATAACTAATACTAATATATAGATATTAATACTAATATATAGATATATAGAAATAGATATCTAGAAATAGAAACGAACTAATATATAGATAATCGAAATCGAAAAGAACTGTCTTTTCTGTATACTTTCCCCGTTCTATTGCTACCGCGGGTCTTATGCAATCGATCGGATCATATAGATATCCCTTCAACACAACATAGGTCATCGAAAGGATCTCGGACGACTCACCAAAGCACGAAAGCCAGTTAGAAAATGGATTCCTATTTGAAGAGTGCCTAACCGCATGGATAAGCTCACATTAACCCGTCAATTTTGGATCCAATTCGGGATTTTTCTTGGGAAGTTTCGGGAAGAAATTGGAATAATATCGATTCATACAGAGGAAAAAGTTCTCTATTGATGCAAACGCTGTACCTAGAGGATAGGGATAGAGGAAGAGGGAAAAATCGAAATGAAATAAATAAAGAATAAAGCCAAAAAAATAAGTCGAAGATAGAAGAGCCCAGATTCAAAATGAAGAAATGGAaactcgaaaaggatccttctgatTCTCAAAGAATGAGGGGCAAGGGGATTGATACCGAGAAAGATTTCTTCTTATTATAAGACGTGATTTGATCCGCATATGTTTGGTAAAAGAACAATCTTCTCCTTTAATCATAAATGGAAAGTGTTCAATTAGAACATGAAAACGTGACTCAattggtcttagttagtcttcggGACGGAGTGGAAGAAGGGCGGAGACTCTCGAACGAGGAAAAGGATCCCTTCGAAAGAATTGAACGAGGAGCCGTATGAGGTGAAAATCTCATGTACGGTTCTGTAGAGGGACAGTAAGGATGACTTATCTGTCGACTTTTCCACTATCAACCCCAAAAAACCCAACTCTGCCTTACGTAAAGTTGCCAGAGTACGATTAACCTCTGGATTTGAAATCACTGCTTATATACCTGGTATTGGCCATAATTTACAAGAACATTCTGTAGTATTAGTAAGAGGAGGAAGGGTTAAGGATTTACCCGGTGTGAGATATCGCATTATTCGAGGAACCCTAGATGCTGTCGCAGTAAAGAATCGTCAACAAGGGCGTTCTAGTGCGTTGTAGATTCTTATCCAAGACTTGTATCATTTGATGATGCCATGTGAATCGCTAGAAACATGTGAAGTGTATGGCTAACCCAATAACGAAAGTTTCGTAAGGGGACTGGAGCAGGCTACCATGAGACAAAAGATCTTCTTTCTAAAGAGATTCGATTCGGAACTCTTATATGTCCAAGGTCAATATGGAAATTCTTTCAGAGGTTTTCCCTTACTTTGTCCGTGTCAACAAACAATTCGAAATACCTCGACTTTTTCAGAACAGGTCCGAGTCAAATAGCAATGATTCGAAGCACTTCTTTTTCCATTACACTATTTCGGAAACCTAAGGACTCGATCGTATGGATATGGAAAATACAGGATTTCCGGTCCTAGCGGGAAAAGGAGGGAAACGGATACTCAATTTAAAGTGAGTAAACAGAATTCCATACTCGATCTCATAGATCCCTATAGAATTCTGTGGAAAGCCGTATTCGATGAAAGTCGTATGTACGGCTTGGAGGGAGATCTTTCCTATCTTTCGAGATCCACCCTACAATATGGggccaaaaagccaaaaaaataagtGATTCGTTTTTAGCCCTTATAAAAAGAAAACGGATTCTTGAACCTCTTTCACGCTCATGTCACGTCGAGGTACTGCAGAAAAAAGAACCGCAAAATCCGATCCAATTTTTCGTAATCGATTAGTTAACATGGTGGTTAACCGTATTATGAAAGACGGAAAAAAATCATTGGCTTATCAAATTCTCTATCGAGCCGTGAAAAAGATTCAACAAAAGACAGAAACAAATCCACTATTGGTTTTACGTCAAGCAATACGTAGAGTAACTCCCAATATAGGAGTAAAAACAAGACGTAATAAAAAAGGATCGACGCGGAAAGTTCCGATTGAAATAGGATCTAAACAAGGAAGAGCACTTGCCATTCGTTGGTTATTAGAAGCATCCCAAAAGCGTCCGGGTCGAAATATGGCTTTCAAATTAAGTTCCGAATTAGTAGATGCTGCCAAAGGGAGTGGGGGTGCCATACGCAAAAAGGAAGCGACTCATAGAATGGCAGAGGCAAATAGAGCTCTTGCACATTTTCGTTAATCCATGAACAGAATCTAGGTATGTAGACACATGGATCCATACATCTCGATCGGAAAAGAATCAATAGAAGGAGAATCGGACgatatctttttcgaaacaaataaaaaggaaaaaaaagagaaaacagaAATCATGATCAACTAAGCCCTCTCGGGGGCTTGCTTAAGAATAAGAAAGAGGAATCTTATGGAAATAGCATGGAATAAGGTTTGATCCTATTCATGGGGATTCCGTAAATATCCCATTCCAAAAATCGAAACAATCGGGACTTTTCGGAGATTGGCTGCAGTTACTAATTCATGATCTGGCATGTACAGAATGAAAACTTCATTCTCGATTCTACGAGAATTTTTATGAAAGCGTTTCATTTGCTTCTCTTCCATGGAAGTTTCATTTTCCCAGAATGTATCCTAATTTTTGGCCTAATTCTTCTTCTGATGATCGATTTAACCTCTGatcaaaaagatagaccttggttCTATTTCATCTCTTCAACAAGTTTAGTAATAAGCATAACGGCCCTATTGTTCCGATGGAGAGAAGAACCTATAATTAGCTTTTCGGGAAATTTCCAAACGAACAATTTCAACGAAATCTTTCAATTTCTTATTTTATTATGTTCAACTTTATGTATTCCTCTATCCGTAGAGTACATTGAATGTACAGAAATGGCTATAACAGAGTTTCTGTTATTCGTATTAACAGCTACTCTAGGGGGAATGTTTTTATGTGGTGCTAACGATTTAATAACTATCTTTGTAGCTCCAGAATGTTTCAGTTTATGTTCCTACCTATTGTCTGGATATACCAAGAGAGATCTACGGTCTAAT of the Zea mays cultivar B73 unplaced genomic scaffold, Zm-B73-REFERENCE-NAM-5.0 scaffold_253, whole genome shotgun sequence genome contains:
- the LOC118474333 gene encoding 30S ribosomal protein S7, chloroplastic yields the protein MSRRGTAEKRTAKSDPIFRNRLVNMVVNRIMKDGKKSLAYQILYRAVKKIQQKTETNPLLVLRQAIRRVTPNIGVKTRRNKKGSTRKVPIEIGSKQGRALAIRWLLEASQKRPGRNMAFKLSSELVDAAKGSGGAIRKKEATHRMAEANRALAHFR